DNA sequence from the Rhizoctonia solani chromosome 10, complete sequence genome:
CAGGAAATCCCATAATAACAACGTGATCGGTAATATAGGCCAAGTCCAAGTCGATTTCTCCGTCCTGAAATCTGGCCTTTTGGCCGCTCACCACACGACGCGCAAAGTTGGTATTCATCAAGGTGTTCATTATCGCAAAGCTCTGGAATCGTAGCTGCTGCTTCGTAGCCAAGCTGAGACTGCGGGCAAGATTTAATGGAAACAAGAAGATAAAAAGACCAAGGTTATCGTAGCAAGCCTGAATGGGACGTAAAGGGGGAGAAGAGAGGGATGAGTTCTATCGGGTTGACGTCATCAGGTCGAATATGCAACGGCGGTTCGCCTGATATTGAATAAGCGATCCCTTGCACAGCATTCAAACTTCTATTAATAATTATATTGTCCGTGCACGACGCGAAACAAAAGACTTGCACCATCGATTGCTATATATCTACTGCGGGTTTGGGAAGAAGCTATGATTGAGAGATAATTCAAATCAGGTGCTGTGCAATACCTAGCAGAAGGTAACGTTAACGCCCTGACCGAGAAGTAAAAATAGCACAACCTCACAGCCCCGCCTCACTATCGTGGGATTTTGGAGCTTCTGCCACAGCATGCAAAACGGCTGTTAATACATATATCTCGCCGAGATTTTTGGAGTGCATCAGTGTCAATAATAACTTGGGGGGTATTTAGAGAGGTCGGAGCGTGGGCTGCTGTCAATCAATTCACATTCGACACTCATGGCCACCCTTGCCCCATACAACTCTCGCCCTTACCCTCTTCCGGGAGATGCTCCCTCTCGAGGTCCTGAGTATATTACATACCCAAAATTCGAATCCGAATTACATGATTCGTCCTTGGATCACGATTCAACCCCACTCACTGGTCGTGGTATCCGTCGCTCTGGTTCTCCAACTCCTTCGGAAAAAGAGGAGCTCAAGCAATATGACGGTTTTTTGAAGAAGGCTTTTCGTAAGGAGAGTTACAAAGACAAACGTTTTGTAGGTGTGTACTAGTTGTATCCGTTTGATCGTCTTAGATTCTTACAGTCTCCAGTCACTGTCGTGGTCGTTATCATATTGATAATCATTACTATTCTTTTGAGTATTTTTCATAAACAAATCGTCAAAGCACTCCTTCCCGCCGCGAGGTGGGTCAAAAAGACCCCGGCTGGTTGGCTAATCCCAATCGCGCTTCTCGTTGTCTTATCTATCCCACCAGTGAGTATACCATAACCTGATCACTGTTACACTACTAACCTTTCACACGTTCAGCTTTTTGGCGCTGAAATCGTTCACCTGTTATGTGGGATGTTTTATGGGCTTGGAGTTGGATTCCTACTAGTGTGCGGTAAGTCGCGTTCCATTTCATATATCAACCTTTTAATCTGACTTATATAAATCAATAGTCGGCACTATTCTTGGGGAAATGCTTACGTTCTTTATGTTCCGTTATTGTCTGCGTTCGCGCGCGGATAAGCTTGAGCGTGGCAAAGGCTCGCCTCAATGGGCTGCCCTTGCACGCGTGATCCGTGAGGGTGGTTTCTGGGTTGCCCTTGTAATCCGGTATAGTGCTATCCCAACTCATGGTGAGTAGATTGATACGATAGTATCGTATCACGCACTAAACTCTGATTAGTTGGCACCGCACTATTTGCTGCATGCGGTATGAACTTTTGGGTTTTCCTGCTTACCTTGGTTTTGTCACTCCCACGCCAGCTTGCTGGAGTCTATATCGGAGGTTAGCAACTTGGCTCGCTTTGTCTGACTATATGCTGAATGGAAATTTGTAGTTCTGGCGGGAGAAGAGGCTGAAGGCCACCCTTCGAAGATTGACAAAACGATATCGACAGTGATTTTAGTTGTTACCATCGTCGTAACTATTGTTGCCATGAGGTAAGCACACCTGTGTCTAGTATGAATATCAATTATTAAAACGCTTTCTTGTAGGTGGATAGCAGGACGTATGAAAGCCGCTGCCCTCTCTATTATCCGGGAACATCGTGCTCGAGAGGCCACCCAAGTTGAGGTCAAATCGTTCAATGCTGGAGGATTATACGATCCTGCGAACGCGACATCAGGCACCTGGACTGGTACTGCTAACTCGCATGTCTATTTTGGAACACGCACACCCAGTCCGGCTCCACCAAACGCCCCTGGTAGTGTTTCGATGCCGACTGTTCCGGGCCCCGCACAGGTCCATGTTCAAACAGTCTAGATTTCAAAGCGTTCTGATCTGAAATTTGTTTGCTTCTGATGTGTCTTGTTGTG
Encoded proteins:
- a CDS encoding Golgi apparatus membrane protein TVP38 gives rise to the protein MATLAPYNSRPYPLPGDAPSRGPEYITYPKFESELHDSSLDHDSTPLTGRGIRRSGSPTPSEKEELKQYDGFLKKAFRKESYKDKRFVVTVVVVIILIIITILLSIFHKQIVKALLPAARWVKKTPAGWLIPIALLVVLSIPPLFGAEIVHLLCGMFYGLGVGFLLVCVGTILGEMLTFFMFRYCLRSRADKLERGKGSPQWAALARVIREGGFWVALVIRYSAIPTHVGTALFAACGMNFWVFLLTLVLSLPRQLAGVYIGVLAGEEAEGHPSKIDKTISTVILVVTIVVTIVAMRWIAGRMKAAALSIIREHRAREATQVEVKSFNAGGLYDPANATSGTWTGTANSHVYFGTRTPSPAPPNAPGSVSMPTVPGPAQVHVQTV